The Sinomicrobium kalidii genome contains a region encoding:
- a CDS encoding alpha-2-macroglobulin family protein has protein sequence MQLKKLLLPVITLFFIFSCKDKTPEQEIQEQLSNLYKYREYISDVSQGIISSRSDIKIMLREPVSGWEPNRELPENLIRVSPDTKGKVVALNNQTVAFVPESPLKQDREYEFTLNLGDIIEDIPDELRNFAFKVKTIKQQFNVTTEQIQSYNRNWQYVEGTLRSSDQLPAETAKKLIRASQQGKELSLKFYTTAETNTQFHFKIDSIQRFEDDSKVKVSWDGGAFDIDSEGTGEIRIPGKNNFTVMAVNVAKADKPYVEINFSDPLSKNQNFTGLVSIQDAKSLKFSVDGNVLKIYPGNELKGVKSLEVFQGIRNVENYKLKTVFSEKIAFEQLKPEVRLLQSGTILPSSNNLKINFEAVNLNAVDVSVIKIFQDNILQFLQYQNLDGEGDLRTVARPIAGKTIQLHSNLSANNGKWHAYALDLRELITPDPGAIYRVEFRYRPSYSTYKCDETNFPEAEAPATEEDYDTEEETSYWDNVEGYYYDDYYYDYAYNWRERENPCNTSYYRNKEVAVNILASDLGVTVKKGDNESYFVSVTNLISAKPEAETRVTFYNFQQQEMATVVTDKDGFAILDADLPAYFAVAEKGKQKTYIKLNDGNVLSVSKFDVSGVKLHKGIKGYLYGERGVWRPGDTLFLSFILNDKANKIPEGHPVKFELRDPYGKITQKEVRNSGLNNFYTFITPTDQNAPTGNWQAKVSVGGAVFTKRIRIETIKPNRLKIKAAFEEDILSGSEPVEGKLEVAWLHGAIAKNLKADIQARFQQQNTSFKQFPGYVFNDPSSPFASEEQTVFDGKINSEGKASFSLKPQLKEKAPGMLKAAFITKVYETGGDFSTDVFTKTYSPYDTYIGLNVPKGDKTRGMLLTDTKHRFEVVSVDEQGNPKAVKDLKVTVYKVNWRWWWDTSEDNLSSYRGSDHRENVFSKTISTNADGKASFEFELKYPEWGRYLVHVEDPEGGHATGQTVYIDWPGWAGKSRKNDPSSATMLVFSTDKQNYNVGEKAIVTFPSSAGGRALVTVENGTEVLRSLWVETQEDETRFELPIESLYTPNIYIHISLLQPHASTANDMPIRLYGVVPLKVEDPATRLEPEIAMPDVLRPEESVTVKVREKQGKSMTYTIAVVDDGLLDLTRFKTPDARDEFFAREALGVKTWDVYDDVIGAYGGRIDQVFSIGGDEELAGAKNKKANRFEPMVVYLGPFSLDKGQTRSHTINIPKYIGSVRTMVVAGNPEAGAYGSTEKTTPVRKPLMVLASLPRKITPGEKVTLPVTVFAMEEKVKNVTVRIKENRAFKIVGNASQNVSFDSPDEKMAYFELEISDFEGIGNVEVMASGNGEKASYGVEIDVVNPNPMTTSVQDLVMEPGSSGEISLETFGVAGSNTATIEFSTLPPMNFNGRMQYLIRYPHGCVEQVTSSAFPQLFLPDIFALTANKKQKIQKNVESAIKRLGGYQLPNGGFAYWNGQNYANDWGTSYAGHFLLEAAKKGYVLPIGFRDNWINYQKQAAKQWRQSSQSSDLAQAYRLYTLALAENADVSSMNRLRETPNISNEARHRLAAAYALIGQKSAAKEIFDRANIDFKPVKYDYHTYGSAERNRALALETFLLLDEKAKAREMAVTIAKSLSADQWMSTQSTAYSLLAMAKFAKYIGGRGIDITYGVNGKTASLNTSLTLAERTLDIREGNNTIRLKNNKDNTIFVRVLNNGILPVGEERAEQQNLSAKVVYKGRDGNILDISRLSQGTNFIAEVSITNQKGENLKDIALTHIFPSGWEIVNTRFTDFGNAQGTTNEATHTDLRDDRASFYFDLDAHKTKTFRVLVNASYLGRYYLPGIQCEAMYDNSYRVRTKGQWVEVAQ, from the coding sequence ATGCAGTTAAAAAAACTACTTCTCCCCGTCATCACCCTTTTTTTCATTTTTTCCTGCAAGGATAAAACACCGGAACAGGAAATACAGGAACAGCTATCCAACCTGTACAAATACCGGGAATATATTTCGGATGTTTCCCAGGGGATTATATCCTCCCGTTCCGATATCAAAATAATGCTTCGCGAACCGGTTTCCGGGTGGGAGCCCAACCGGGAACTTCCCGAAAACCTCATCCGGGTTTCTCCCGATACCAAAGGCAAAGTCGTAGCCCTGAACAACCAGACCGTTGCCTTTGTTCCGGAATCTCCCTTAAAACAGGACAGGGAATATGAATTTACGCTAAACCTGGGCGACATTATTGAAGATATTCCCGATGAGCTCCGGAATTTTGCGTTTAAAGTAAAAACCATCAAACAGCAATTCAATGTAACCACGGAACAAATACAATCCTATAACCGCAACTGGCAATATGTAGAAGGTACCCTGAGAAGCAGTGACCAGTTGCCGGCAGAAACCGCAAAAAAACTGATCCGGGCCTCACAGCAGGGAAAAGAACTGTCCCTGAAATTCTATACAACAGCGGAAACCAACACCCAGTTTCACTTTAAGATCGATAGCATACAACGATTTGAAGATGACTCGAAAGTAAAAGTAAGTTGGGACGGCGGAGCATTCGATATTGATTCCGAAGGAACGGGAGAAATCCGAATTCCGGGTAAAAACAACTTTACCGTAATGGCGGTCAATGTCGCCAAAGCCGACAAGCCTTACGTCGAGATCAATTTTTCTGACCCGCTCAGTAAAAACCAGAACTTTACGGGACTGGTGAGCATACAGGATGCCAAATCACTGAAATTCTCGGTAGATGGCAACGTCTTAAAAATTTACCCCGGGAACGAACTCAAAGGTGTAAAATCGCTGGAAGTGTTCCAGGGCATCCGGAACGTGGAAAATTACAAGCTCAAAACGGTATTTTCCGAGAAAATCGCTTTTGAGCAGTTAAAACCCGAGGTAAGACTATTGCAAAGCGGAACCATACTGCCCTCTTCCAATAACCTCAAGATAAATTTCGAAGCCGTAAACCTCAATGCCGTTGATGTTTCCGTTATCAAGATATTCCAGGACAATATCCTGCAGTTCCTGCAATATCAAAACCTGGACGGTGAGGGCGATCTGCGTACAGTTGCCCGGCCGATTGCGGGGAAAACCATTCAGCTTCACAGCAACCTGAGTGCGAATAATGGCAAATGGCATGCCTATGCCCTGGATTTAAGGGAGCTCATAACCCCTGATCCCGGAGCCATATACCGGGTGGAATTCCGCTACAGGCCCTCTTACAGCACCTATAAATGCGACGAGACCAATTTCCCGGAAGCCGAAGCACCTGCTACAGAAGAAGATTATGACACAGAAGAGGAAACCAGTTACTGGGACAATGTGGAAGGTTACTATTACGACGATTATTATTACGATTATGCCTATAACTGGAGAGAAAGGGAAAATCCCTGTAACACCTCCTACTACCGGAACAAGGAAGTCGCCGTAAATATTCTCGCTTCCGATCTGGGGGTTACCGTAAAAAAGGGAGATAACGAATCCTATTTTGTGAGTGTTACCAACCTCATCTCCGCCAAACCGGAGGCCGAAACCCGGGTGACCTTTTACAATTTCCAGCAACAGGAAATGGCTACCGTGGTTACCGACAAAGACGGATTTGCCATACTCGATGCCGACCTTCCGGCCTATTTTGCCGTTGCCGAAAAGGGAAAACAAAAGACCTATATAAAACTCAATGACGGCAATGTGCTGTCGGTAAGCAAATTTGATGTTTCCGGTGTAAAGCTGCACAAGGGAATAAAAGGATACCTCTACGGTGAACGCGGGGTATGGCGTCCGGGAGATACGCTGTTCCTTTCTTTTATACTGAATGACAAAGCCAATAAAATACCCGAAGGTCATCCCGTAAAATTCGAATTGCGCGACCCTTACGGAAAAATAACGCAAAAAGAAGTCCGAAACAGCGGACTGAACAATTTCTATACTTTTATTACCCCAACAGACCAGAACGCACCCACCGGGAACTGGCAGGCTAAAGTATCGGTAGGCGGTGCGGTATTTACCAAACGTATCCGCATAGAGACCATAAAGCCCAACCGATTGAAAATCAAGGCCGCTTTTGAAGAGGATATCCTTTCCGGCTCCGAGCCGGTTGAAGGGAAACTCGAAGTGGCCTGGCTGCACGGTGCCATAGCAAAGAACCTAAAGGCCGATATCCAGGCCCGGTTTCAGCAACAAAATACCAGCTTTAAACAGTTTCCCGGCTACGTTTTTAACGATCCTTCCAGTCCTTTTGCCTCTGAAGAACAAACCGTATTTGACGGCAAGATCAACTCCGAAGGCAAAGCTTCCTTTTCCCTGAAACCCCAACTGAAGGAAAAGGCCCCGGGAATGTTGAAAGCGGCATTTATTACCAAGGTATATGAAACCGGGGGCGACTTCAGTACCGATGTATTCACCAAAACCTATTCCCCCTACGATACCTATATAGGCCTTAACGTCCCGAAAGGGGATAAAACAAGGGGAATGCTGCTTACCGACACCAAACACCGTTTTGAAGTAGTTTCCGTAGACGAACAAGGAAACCCGAAAGCCGTAAAGGACCTGAAGGTAACTGTTTACAAGGTAAACTGGCGATGGTGGTGGGACACTTCCGAAGACAATCTTTCTTCTTACCGGGGCAGTGACCACAGGGAAAATGTCTTTTCCAAAACCATCAGTACGAATGCTGACGGCAAAGCCTCGTTCGAATTCGAACTCAAATATCCCGAGTGGGGCCGCTACCTGGTTCATGTCGAAGACCCCGAAGGCGGTCATGCTACCGGGCAGACCGTGTATATAGACTGGCCGGGATGGGCCGGAAAATCCAGGAAAAACGATCCGTCTTCCGCAACCATGCTGGTGTTTTCTACCGACAAACAAAACTATAACGTGGGCGAAAAAGCCATCGTTACCTTCCCCAGCAGTGCCGGAGGGCGTGCCCTGGTAACCGTGGAAAACGGCACAGAGGTGCTGCGTTCATTATGGGTAGAAACACAGGAAGACGAAACCCGATTTGAATTACCCATCGAATCTTTGTACACCCCGAACATTTACATTCATATTTCCCTGTTACAGCCACACGCTTCCACTGCCAACGATATGCCTATCCGCCTTTACGGCGTGGTCCCTCTCAAAGTGGAAGACCCGGCCACCAGGCTTGAACCGGAAATTGCCATGCCCGACGTACTTCGTCCGGAAGAATCGGTTACCGTAAAAGTCAGAGAAAAACAGGGCAAATCCATGACCTATACCATAGCCGTTGTGGATGATGGCCTGCTTGACCTTACCCGTTTTAAAACCCCTGATGCCCGGGACGAATTTTTTGCCAGGGAAGCCCTCGGCGTAAAGACCTGGGATGTTTATGACGATGTCATCGGTGCCTACGGAGGTCGTATAGACCAGGTGTTCAGTATCGGCGGTGACGAAGAACTGGCGGGGGCCAAGAACAAGAAAGCCAATCGGTTTGAACCCATGGTCGTCTATCTCGGGCCCTTTTCCCTCGATAAAGGGCAAACGCGCTCACATACGATTAACATTCCGAAATATATCGGTTCGGTCAGAACAATGGTTGTAGCTGGGAATCCGGAAGCAGGAGCTTACGGAAGCACTGAAAAAACCACGCCGGTACGAAAACCGCTCATGGTCCTGGCCTCCCTGCCCCGGAAAATCACCCCTGGAGAAAAGGTTACCCTCCCGGTTACCGTGTTCGCCATGGAAGAAAAAGTGAAGAATGTAACCGTGCGGATAAAAGAGAACAGGGCCTTCAAAATTGTGGGCAATGCTTCACAAAACGTTTCTTTTGACAGCCCGGATGAAAAAATGGCCTACTTTGAACTGGAAATTTCCGATTTCGAAGGTATAGGCAACGTAGAAGTTATGGCATCCGGTAACGGGGAAAAAGCATCTTACGGAGTAGAAATTGACGTAGTAAACCCCAATCCGATGACCACTTCGGTACAGGACCTGGTCATGGAGCCCGGAAGTTCCGGAGAAATCTCCCTGGAAACCTTCGGCGTAGCGGGAAGCAATACGGCAACTATCGAATTTTCCACACTCCCGCCAATGAATTTCAACGGCCGTATGCAATACCTTATCCGGTATCCGCACGGATGTGTGGAACAGGTCACCTCATCGGCATTTCCGCAGTTGTTCCTTCCGGATATCTTTGCCCTCACAGCCAATAAAAAACAAAAAATCCAGAAAAACGTTGAAAGTGCCATAAAGCGCCTGGGAGGTTACCAGCTTCCGAACGGCGGGTTTGCCTACTGGAACGGCCAGAACTATGCCAATGACTGGGGTACTTCTTATGCCGGCCACTTTTTACTGGAAGCAGCGAAAAAAGGATATGTCCTGCCCATAGGATTCAGGGACAACTGGATCAACTACCAGAAACAGGCGGCCAAACAATGGAGACAATCTTCACAAAGTTCGGACCTGGCACAGGCATATCGCCTTTACACCCTGGCCCTGGCCGAAAATGCCGACGTCTCTTCCATGAACAGGCTCCGGGAAACCCCCAACATATCGAACGAGGCCAGACACCGCCTCGCCGCGGCCTACGCACTTATCGGACAGAAAAGTGCCGCAAAGGAAATATTCGACCGGGCCAATATCGATTTCAAGCCTGTCAAGTACGATTACCATACCTACGGCTCTGCCGAGAGAAACCGGGCCCTGGCCCTGGAAACATTCCTTTTGCTGGATGAAAAAGCAAAAGCCCGCGAAATGGCTGTGACCATTGCAAAAAGTTTGAGTGCAGACCAGTGGATGAGCACGCAAAGTACGGCATACAGTCTGCTGGCCATGGCTAAATTTGCCAAATACATAGGAGGCCGTGGTATTGATATAACCTATGGAGTGAACGGAAAAACCGCTTCGTTAAACACCTCGCTTACCCTTGCCGAAAGAACCCTCGATATTCGGGAAGGCAATAATACCATCCGGTTGAAAAACAACAAAGACAACACGATCTTTGTACGTGTACTGAACAATGGTATTTTACCGGTTGGCGAAGAACGGGCAGAACAACAGAACCTGTCTGCAAAAGTCGTATATAAGGGAAGAGACGGAAATATTCTGGACATATCCCGTCTGTCTCAGGGTACTAACTTTATTGCCGAAGTGAGCATCACCAATCAGAAAGGGGAAAACCTCAAAGATATTGCCCTGACCCATATTTTCCCGAGCGGGTGGGAAATTGTAAATACGCGCTTCACGGATTTCGGAAATGCACAGGGTACGACAAACGAAGCTACCCACACCGATCTCCGGGACGACCGGGCCAGTTTCTATTTTGACCTGGATGCTCACAAAACCAAAACTTTCCGGGTGCTGGTCAATGCTTCGTACCTCGGAAGGTATTACCTGCCGGGCATACAGTGTGAAGCCATGTACGACAACAGTTACCGGGTGCGCACCAAAGGACAATGGGTTGAGGTTGCACAATAA
- the tyrS gene encoding tyrosine--tRNA ligase, with the protein MIKNFIEELRWRGMIHDIMPGTEEQLNKESTSAYVGIDPTADSLHIGHLVGVMMLRHFQLSGHRPVVLVGGATGMIGDPSMKSEERNLLDEETLQKNIAGIKTQLSKLLDFNSELPNAAILVNNYDWMKDFSFIDFARDVGKRITVNYMMAKDSVKKRLSADSGAGMSFTEFTYQLIQGYDFYYLYKTYNCLLQMGGSDQWGNITTGTELIRRMSDDSAKAYALTCPLITKADGSKFGKTEGGNVWLDPEKTSPYKFYQFWLNTSDEDAEKYIRIFTFLDRETIDGLVTEHREAPHTRVLQKRLAEETTIFIHGREELEKAIKASEILFGKSSSEDLKSLDEKTFLDVFDGVPQAQIPSSEITEGLDIIAALSERSGFLKSNGEARRALKENSISVNKEKVKEGHTITAEDLINNKFILLQRGKKNYFVLVAH; encoded by the coding sequence ATGATCAAGAATTTCATAGAAGAACTGCGCTGGAGGGGAATGATCCACGATATCATGCCGGGGACAGAAGAGCAATTAAACAAGGAATCCACATCGGCCTATGTGGGCATTGACCCTACTGCCGATTCCCTTCACATCGGACACCTTGTGGGGGTAATGATGCTCAGGCATTTCCAGCTTTCCGGGCATCGTCCTGTCGTTTTGGTGGGTGGTGCTACCGGAATGATAGGCGATCCTTCCATGAAATCGGAAGAGCGCAACCTTCTGGACGAGGAAACCCTGCAAAAAAATATAGCGGGGATCAAAACGCAATTATCAAAACTCCTGGATTTCAATTCTGAATTACCGAATGCGGCCATCCTGGTAAACAATTACGACTGGATGAAGGATTTTTCCTTTATCGATTTTGCACGCGATGTGGGGAAACGCATCACCGTGAACTATATGATGGCCAAGGACTCCGTTAAAAAACGCCTCAGTGCCGACTCCGGTGCGGGAATGTCCTTTACCGAATTCACCTACCAGCTTATCCAGGGATACGATTTTTACTATCTGTACAAAACCTACAACTGCCTGCTGCAAATGGGCGGATCGGACCAGTGGGGCAACATCACCACCGGAACGGAACTGATACGCAGGATGAGTGATGACAGTGCCAAGGCCTATGCCCTGACCTGCCCGCTCATCACCAAGGCAGACGGTTCAAAATTCGGGAAAACGGAAGGCGGAAACGTATGGCTGGACCCGGAAAAGACCTCTCCGTACAAGTTCTACCAGTTCTGGCTGAACACTTCGGACGAAGATGCCGAAAAATACATCAGGATATTCACTTTCCTCGACAGGGAAACCATAGACGGACTGGTTACCGAACACAGGGAAGCTCCGCATACACGGGTTCTCCAAAAGCGCCTTGCGGAAGAGACCACGATCTTTATTCACGGCAGAGAAGAACTGGAAAAAGCCATAAAGGCCTCCGAAATACTGTTCGGAAAAAGTTCTTCCGAAGATCTTAAATCCCTTGATGAAAAGACCTTCCTCGATGTATTTGACGGGGTTCCGCAAGCTCAAATTCCCTCTTCTGAAATTACGGAAGGACTGGATATAATCGCTGCATTAAGCGAAAGATCAGGGTTCCTCAAATCCAATGGTGAAGCGAGACGGGCCCTGAAAGAAAATTCCATTTCGGTAAACAAGGAAAAAGTAAAAGAAGGGCACACCATAACTGCGGAAGACCTTATCAACAACAAGTTTATACTGTTACAACGCGGCAAAAAGAACTACTTTGTTCTTGTAGCACATTAA
- a CDS encoding rhamnogalacturonidase: protein MSRLKPVVYSTLFLLIAGLPKTTVAQDVFPDGSKIPDWFFDTKIHQLDELGKKYTVTDHGVVRDSTRVQTEKLQAVIDKAYNEGGGVIVIPKGVFLSGALFFKQGTNLYLEKGAVLKGSDDISDFPVLMTRIEGQSVKYFPALVNVDGIDGFTLTGQGTVNGNGLRYWKAFWLRREWNPDCTNKDEMRPRLVYVSNSKNVQLSEVHLKDSPFWTTHFYKCENVKLLNLRITSPKAPVKAPSTDAVDIDVCTGFLIKNCYMSVNDDAVALKGGKGPFAHKDKNNGANRNILIEDNTYGFCHSTLTCGSESLHNYNILFRRSTVNDASRVLWLKMRPDTYQTYEYITVEDIKGNAGNMIYIRPWTQFFDLKGEKGIRESAAHHISMKNLELNCDKVFNIQPSDQYELEHFTFENLEVITRDAAKENTRSIQDLAMENVEIKAP, encoded by the coding sequence ATGAGCAGACTTAAACCGGTAGTATACAGCACGCTGTTCTTATTAATTGCAGGCTTGCCAAAAACAACCGTGGCCCAGGATGTATTTCCGGACGGAAGTAAAATCCCGGATTGGTTTTTTGATACAAAGATTCACCAGCTTGACGAACTGGGAAAAAAATATACCGTTACCGACCATGGTGTGGTTCGGGACAGTACCCGGGTACAGACCGAAAAACTGCAGGCAGTTATAGATAAGGCATATAATGAAGGCGGTGGGGTAATTGTCATCCCCAAAGGTGTTTTTTTAAGCGGTGCACTTTTTTTCAAACAGGGAACGAATCTGTACCTTGAAAAAGGAGCGGTGTTAAAAGGGAGTGACGATATAAGTGATTTTCCCGTGCTTATGACCAGGATAGAAGGACAATCCGTAAAATATTTCCCTGCTTTGGTCAATGTGGACGGTATAGACGGTTTTACCCTTACAGGTCAGGGTACCGTTAACGGGAACGGGCTCAGGTACTGGAAGGCATTCTGGCTGAGACGCGAGTGGAACCCCGATTGTACGAATAAGGACGAAATGAGGCCGCGATTGGTCTATGTGTCCAACAGCAAAAACGTACAACTCTCCGAAGTACACTTAAAAGATTCTCCCTTCTGGACTACGCATTTCTATAAATGTGAAAATGTCAAGTTGTTGAATCTGAGGATTACTTCTCCCAAAGCGCCGGTGAAGGCACCGAGTACGGATGCGGTGGATATAGATGTCTGTACCGGTTTTCTGATTAAAAACTGTTATATGTCGGTCAATGACGATGCCGTGGCTTTAAAAGGAGGAAAAGGGCCCTTTGCCCATAAGGATAAGAACAACGGAGCGAACAGGAATATTTTAATAGAAGATAATACCTATGGCTTTTGCCATAGCACCCTTACCTGCGGAAGTGAATCGCTTCACAATTATAACATATTGTTCAGAAGGTCAACGGTAAATGATGCCAGCAGGGTGTTATGGTTAAAAATGAGGCCTGATACCTATCAGACCTATGAATATATTACTGTTGAAGATATTAAGGGGAATGCCGGGAATATGATCTATATCAGACCGTGGACCCAGTTTTTTGACCTGAAAGGGGAGAAGGGTATCAGGGAATCTGCTGCACATCATATCAGCATGAAAAACCTGGAATTGAATTGCGATAAGGTCTTTAATATCCAACCGTCGGATCAGTATGAACTGGAACATTTTACCTTTGAAAACCTGGAGGTGATCACCAGAGATGCCGCTAAAGAAAACACCAGATCCATTCAGGACCTCGCGATGGAAAATGTGGAAATCAAAGCCCCATGA
- a CDS encoding NAD-dependent epimerase/dehydratase family protein, which yields MILVTGGTGLIGAHLLYALTRKEKKIRAVYRKDSDIAAVAEVFSGSAEDRARFDSIEWMEADITDVPALSYTFKGITAVYHAAALISFDPADYNRLKKINTEGTANIVNLCLANGVKKLCYVSSVATLGKGVGEEFITEETHWSAESENNVYAITKYGAEMEVWRGSQEGLNVVIVNPGIVLGVPPGIRGWNKGSGKLFREVDKGVKYYTHGVTGYVDVADVVAIMTGLMERDVKNERYIAVAENLSYREILTSVARSLNKKPPEKEAPAWVLQWLWRLDWLRSNLTGSGRKITKLLARTVTAKNRYNSDKIKKELNLEFRPFSETIELTGKKYLSVVREK from the coding sequence ATGATTTTAGTCACCGGAGGAACAGGGCTTATCGGGGCGCATTTGTTGTATGCATTAACCCGAAAAGAAAAGAAAATACGGGCTGTTTACAGGAAGGACAGTGATATCGCTGCCGTAGCTGAGGTATTTTCCGGATCTGCGGAAGACAGGGCCCGGTTTGACAGCATTGAATGGATGGAAGCCGACATTACCGATGTTCCCGCACTTTCCTACACTTTTAAGGGAATTACAGCGGTATATCACGCTGCGGCACTTATTTCTTTTGACCCTGCCGATTACAACCGCCTTAAAAAAATCAATACCGAAGGGACCGCGAATATTGTGAACCTTTGTCTGGCTAACGGAGTGAAAAAGTTGTGTTACGTAAGCTCCGTAGCTACCCTCGGAAAAGGAGTAGGTGAGGAGTTTATTACCGAGGAGACCCATTGGAGCGCGGAATCGGAAAACAATGTATATGCCATTACCAAATACGGGGCCGAAATGGAAGTGTGGAGAGGCAGCCAGGAAGGGCTGAATGTGGTGATCGTTAACCCGGGAATTGTATTGGGAGTACCTCCGGGGATCCGGGGCTGGAACAAGGGCAGCGGAAAACTTTTCCGGGAAGTGGATAAAGGAGTGAAGTATTATACCCATGGTGTAACCGGTTATGTGGATGTAGCGGACGTAGTTGCCATAATGACCGGGCTTATGGAGCGCGATGTAAAGAACGAAAGGTATATCGCTGTAGCTGAAAACCTGAGTTACAGGGAAATACTTACTTCAGTGGCCAGGTCCCTGAACAAAAAACCGCCCGAAAAAGAAGCCCCGGCATGGGTACTGCAATGGTTATGGCGATTGGATTGGCTGAGAAGCAACCTGACCGGGAGCGGGCGGAAAATCACAAAACTCCTGGCCCGGACGGTAACGGCAAAGAATCGCTACAACAGTGATAAAATTAAAAAGGAACTCAACCTGGAATTCCGGCCGTTTTCCGAAACGATAGAGCTGACAGGCAAAAAATACCTGTCGGTTGTCAGGGAGAAGTAA
- the ade gene encoding adenine deaminase, whose product MQAKTISGQFVDILNREIFPAVISIRDKKIVAVERTGTAPEVYIMPGFIDAHIHIESSMLVPSEFARIAVVHGTVATVSDPHEIANVCGMDGIRYMTDNAQKVPFKFYFGAPSCVPATPFETTGAEITAEDIDTLLAREDIVYLAEMMNWPGVVDHAPEVMQKIAVAQKYGKPVDGHAPGLKGKLAEKYIAAGISTDHECCTAEEALDKLKHGMKIAIREGSAAKNFEALINLIDTHHDHMMFCSDDKHPDNLVEGHINQLAARAVAKGKDLFHILKAACLNPVDHYRMNVGRLRTGDPADFIVVKDLEKFEVLETYIEGETVAKNGTSLIPRTVSNSINNFQASPKSPGDFEVKVRGEKMRVIEARDGELITSERISNVKTNNGYAVSDPENDILKIVVINRYREALPAIAFIKNFGLKEGAIASSVAHDSHNIIAVATDDVSLAEAVNLIIESKGGISAVHKEKKMLLPLPVGGIMSADDGYEVAKSYTAIDKMAKAMGATLQSPFMTLSFMALLVIPDLKLSDKGLFDGQKFAFTDLFTSP is encoded by the coding sequence ATGCAAGCAAAAACCATTTCCGGGCAATTCGTAGATATCTTAAACAGGGAAATATTCCCTGCTGTAATAAGCATTCGGGACAAAAAAATAGTTGCGGTAGAGCGTACCGGAACCGCTCCGGAAGTCTATATTATGCCGGGATTTATCGATGCCCATATCCATATTGAATCTTCCATGCTCGTCCCTTCGGAATTTGCCCGGATCGCCGTGGTTCACGGAACGGTGGCCACGGTATCCGATCCGCATGAAATTGCCAATGTATGCGGTATGGATGGCATACGATACATGACCGATAACGCACAGAAAGTTCCCTTTAAATTTTATTTCGGAGCCCCTTCCTGTGTTCCGGCCACTCCTTTCGAAACAACAGGTGCGGAAATCACTGCTGAAGATATTGACACCCTCCTGGCCCGGGAAGATATTGTTTATCTTGCAGAAATGATGAACTGGCCCGGAGTGGTGGACCACGCCCCGGAGGTCATGCAAAAAATAGCCGTGGCACAGAAATACGGAAAACCGGTGGACGGCCATGCACCGGGGCTTAAAGGGAAACTGGCTGAAAAATACATCGCTGCAGGGATTTCCACAGACCACGAATGCTGTACGGCCGAAGAAGCCCTGGACAAACTGAAACACGGCATGAAAATAGCCATCCGTGAAGGTAGTGCCGCTAAAAATTTTGAGGCCCTTATCAACCTTATTGATACACATCACGATCATATGATGTTCTGTTCGGACGACAAACATCCCGACAACCTGGTGGAAGGCCATATCAACCAGCTTGCGGCCAGGGCCGTTGCTAAAGGGAAAGACCTTTTCCACATCCTGAAAGCAGCCTGCCTGAACCCCGTTGATCACTACCGGATGAATGTGGGAAGACTGCGTACAGGCGATCCTGCCGATTTTATTGTTGTAAAAGACCTGGAAAAATTTGAAGTTCTCGAAACCTATATTGAGGGAGAGACCGTAGCAAAAAACGGAACGTCCCTTATCCCCCGTACAGTGAGTAACAGCATCAATAACTTTCAGGCCTCCCCGAAATCTCCCGGTGACTTTGAAGTAAAAGTACGGGGGGAAAAGATGCGTGTCATCGAGGCCAGGGACGGTGAACTGATCACTTCCGAAAGAATATCAAACGTAAAGACCAATAACGGTTATGCCGTTTCCGACCCTGAAAATGACATATTGAAAATTGTTGTGATCAATCGTTACCGGGAAGCCTTACCGGCGATAGCCTTTATTAAGAATTTCGGTCTAAAGGAAGGTGCCATCGCATCTTCTGTAGCCCATGATTCACATAATATCATTGCGGTGGCAACCGATGATGTTTCACTGGCGGAAGCTGTGAACCTCATCATTGAAAGCAAAGGCGGGATTTCCGCAGTACATAAAGAAAAGAAAATGTTGCTCCCCTTGCCTGTAGGAGGTATCATGTCTGCCGACGATGGTTATGAAGTCGCAAAGAGCTATACGGCTATCGACAAAATGGCCAAAGCGATGGGTGCTACACTGCAATCACCGTTTATGACCCTCAGTTTTATGGCGCTACTCGTTATTCCGGACCTGAAATTAAGTGACAAAGGCCTCTTTGACGGGCAAAAATTTGCGTTTACCGACCTGTTTACTTCTCCCTGA